In Sander vitreus isolate 19-12246 chromosome 12, sanVit1, whole genome shotgun sequence, the following proteins share a genomic window:
- the nedd8l gene encoding NEDD8, with translation MLIKVKTLTGKEIEIDIEPTDKVERIKERVEEKEGIPPQQQRLIYSGKQMNDEKTAADYKIQGGSVLHLVLALRGGSTLHRPCIHLSSLS, from the exons ATGCTGATCAAAGTTAAG ACTCTCACTGGAAAAGAAATCGAGATCGACATTGAGCCCACAGACAAG GTGGAGCGAATAAAAGAGAGGGTGGAAGAGAAGGAAGGGATCCCCCCGCAGCAACAGAGACTCATCTACAGTGGAAAACAGAT GAATGATGAGAAGACAGCTGCAGACTACAAGATCCAGGGAGGCTCAGTGCTCCATCTTGTGTTGGCGCTAAGAGGCGGCTCAACGCTCCACAGGCCCTGCATACACCTCTCCTCCTTGTCATGA